One Leopardus geoffroyi isolate Oge1 chromosome C1, O.geoffroyi_Oge1_pat1.0, whole genome shotgun sequence DNA segment encodes these proteins:
- the LOC123597724 gene encoding LOW QUALITY PROTEIN: olfactory receptor 2A12-like (The sequence of the model RefSeq protein was modified relative to this genomic sequence to represent the inferred CDS: inserted 1 base in 1 codon): MMQETNQSFVAEFILLGFSFNPSTTPLLFSAFLITYLLIILGNGLITILICLDSHLHTPMYFFIGILSILDVGYTTTTVPQMLAHLASQKKTISFASCVAQMYIFLVLGIMESWLFAIMSIDRYVAICHPLRYKVIMSPWLCGVMVIFCGLWGVISALVYTVFAMRLPYCGSNKINHFFCEVPAVLKLACADTSVNDRVDFILGFTVILVPLSLILVIYVNIFIXILRIRSAQGRLKAFSTCASHITVVTMFCVPAMVMYMKPGSEASLEEDKKLALFYNVISAFLNPIIYSLRNKDIQRAFLKVTGWGRAFQGRTAGEQRSKTHDAQPMP; the protein is encoded by the exons ATGATGCAGGAGACTAACCAGTCCTTTGTGGCTGAATTCATCCTTCTGGGCTTCTCCTTCAACCCCAGCACCACTCCTCTGCTCTTCTCAGCCTTCCTGATCACCTACCTGCTGATTATCCTGGGAAATGGCTTAATCACCATCCTCATCTGCCTGGATTCACACCTccacacacccatgtacttctTTATTGGCATCCTTTCCATATTGGATGTGGGCTATACCACTACAACTGTGCCTCAGATGTTGGCACATCTAGCCAGCCAGAAGAAGACCATCTCTtttgccagctgtgtggcccAAATGTACATTTTCTTGGTGCTAGGCATCATGGAGTCATGGCTCTTTGCCATCATGTCTATAGACAGGTATGTGGCCATCTGCCACCCACTCAGGTACAAGGTCATCATGAGCCCATGGTTATGTGGAGTAATGGTCATTTTCTGTGGACTCTGGGGTGTCATTTCTGCTCTTGTCTACACTGTTTTTGCCATGCGTCTGCCATACTGTGGCTCCAACAAGATCAACCACTTCTTCTGTGAAGTTCCTGCAGTCTTAAAGCTGGCTTGCGCAGACACCTCAGTCAATGACCGGGTAGACTTCATTCTTGGCTTTACTGTCATCCTGGTCCCACTCTCCCTCATTCTTGTCATTTATGTCAACATCTTCA GCATCTTGAGGATCCGTTCAGCCCAGGGGCGACTGAAGGCCTTCTCCACTTGTGCCTCCCACATCACTGTGGTCACTATGTTCTGCGTGCCAGCCATGGTTATGTACATGAAGCCTGGCTCTGAGGCTTCCCTGGAAGAGGACAAGAAGTTGGCCCTGTTCTACAATGTTATCTCTGCTTTCCTCAACCCCATCATCTACAGCCTCCGGAACAAGGACATACAGAGGGCTTTCCTCAAGGTgacaggctggggcagggccttCCAGGGAAGGACAGCTGGGGAACAGAGAAGCAAGACTCATGATGCACAGCCAATGCCCTAA